From the genome of Haloterrigena sp. KLK7, one region includes:
- a CDS encoding PAS domain S-box protein has product MSDRAAAAGGDFWGDADEDTALRRYRTLVNTIDDGLYQLDADGDFVAVNDVIVDRTGYERDDLIGEHVSLILDAADVSRIERAIREGLSTGGDADGVFEVTIETADGERVPTELRVNPLLEDGDFRGTVGVARDVTDRKRSRERAETAMESYETITTVLDEADVGVFVLDDSFDVAWADETAGEYFGFDRDAVIGRDKRELVEETIRHRVADGDAFADTVLATYEDNSYDERFDCRVTAGPEGEERWLEHRSRPIDSGRYAGGRIELYYDVTDRHRRAIQLRRLNEAVGEWLEESSREAVAERASDHLRDILGMTLNGIYLYDADATALRPASWTEATERLLGDLPTFEPNEGIAWRVFESGEPAFHADVSAAPDAYDPDTPIGSEMILPIGDHGVALISSEERDAFDEGDRMIARVVISSLEATFDRLRHEHRLERERDLTDRILDTIPAGGLVLDADGEITRINDRAAELLGIEEPEAFSPWDEPIYDEDGRRLSAEEYPSSRALATGEPVYDRVLQIERPDGDGTRRWLSINAVPITDDDGAIDRVVTAAEDVTDLKERERALESELREVFGRVSDAFYAVDEEYRFTHVNERAAELLDVTEDELLGRRLDDVYPETEELERVRSHFDEAMETQESVGLEHYSELLGFWLEATIYPSESGVSVYFRDVTERKEREQALRESEAKFRTLAENLDETVWMSTPDAEEMVYINPVYEDVWGRSRESLYDEPRSFLEAIHPDDRERVREAYAALPETTYDEEFRVVQPDGDVRWVHSQAVPVRNDGEIVRIVGIATDVTERREYRRRLEESNERLQQFAYAVSHDLQEPLRMITSYLQLLERRYEDELDEDAAEFIDFAVDGADRMKAMIEGLLEYSRVETRGDPLEPVDLERVVDEVLADLQFRIEEENAEISTEPLPRVEGDPGQLRQVFQNLLDNAIEYSGEEPPRIRIEAERREARHAPADGSTEQHPRADGIAAERGDEWVISVVDEGIGIDPDDADRIFEVFERLHTREEHEGTGIGLALCQRIVERHGGDIWVESEPGEGATFSVTLPAAAEANGDETDDGE; this is encoded by the coding sequence ATGAGTGACCGAGCGGCGGCCGCGGGCGGGGACTTCTGGGGCGACGCGGACGAGGACACTGCCCTCCGGCGCTACCGGACGCTGGTGAACACGATCGACGACGGCCTCTACCAGCTCGACGCCGACGGCGACTTCGTCGCGGTCAACGACGTGATCGTCGACCGGACGGGCTACGAGCGCGACGACCTGATCGGCGAGCACGTCTCGCTGATCCTCGACGCGGCGGACGTCTCGCGCATCGAACGCGCGATTCGCGAGGGGCTGTCCACCGGTGGAGACGCCGACGGCGTCTTCGAAGTGACGATCGAGACGGCCGACGGCGAGCGCGTGCCGACCGAGCTCCGAGTGAACCCGCTGCTCGAGGACGGCGACTTCCGCGGGACGGTCGGCGTCGCCCGCGACGTCACCGACCGGAAACGCAGCCGGGAGCGAGCGGAGACGGCGATGGAGTCCTACGAGACGATCACCACCGTTCTCGACGAGGCCGACGTGGGCGTCTTCGTCCTCGACGACTCGTTCGACGTCGCCTGGGCCGACGAGACCGCGGGCGAGTACTTCGGATTCGACCGTGACGCGGTCATCGGTCGCGACAAGCGCGAACTGGTCGAAGAGACGATCCGCCACCGCGTCGCCGACGGCGACGCGTTCGCCGACACCGTCCTCGCGACCTACGAGGACAACAGCTACGACGAGCGCTTCGACTGTCGCGTCACGGCCGGTCCGGAGGGGGAAGAGCGCTGGCTCGAGCATCGGAGCCGACCGATCGACTCCGGGCGGTACGCCGGCGGCCGGATCGAGCTCTACTACGACGTCACCGACCGGCACCGCCGGGCGATCCAGTTGCGGCGACTGAACGAAGCCGTCGGCGAGTGGCTCGAGGAGTCCTCGCGCGAGGCGGTGGCCGAGCGAGCCTCGGACCACCTCCGCGACATCCTCGGGATGACGCTCAACGGGATCTACCTCTACGACGCCGATGCGACGGCGCTTCGGCCCGCGAGCTGGACCGAGGCGACCGAGCGCCTGCTCGGCGACCTGCCGACGTTCGAGCCGAACGAGGGGATCGCCTGGCGCGTCTTCGAGTCCGGCGAGCCGGCGTTCCACGCCGACGTGAGCGCGGCGCCGGACGCGTACGATCCCGACACGCCGATCGGCAGCGAGATGATCCTGCCGATCGGGGACCACGGCGTCGCCTTGATCAGCTCCGAAGAGCGCGACGCCTTCGACGAGGGCGACCGGATGATCGCGCGGGTCGTCATCTCCAGTCTCGAGGCGACCTTCGACCGACTCCGCCACGAGCACCGCCTCGAGCGCGAACGGGACCTGACCGACCGGATCCTCGATACCATCCCCGCGGGCGGCCTCGTGCTGGACGCCGACGGGGAGATCACGCGGATCAACGACCGCGCCGCCGAACTCCTCGGGATCGAGGAGCCGGAGGCGTTCTCCCCGTGGGACGAGCCGATCTACGACGAGGACGGCCGGCGACTGTCGGCCGAGGAGTACCCGTCGTCCCGAGCGCTCGCGACGGGAGAACCGGTGTACGACCGCGTGTTGCAGATCGAACGCCCGGACGGGGACGGGACGCGCCGCTGGCTGTCGATCAACGCCGTCCCGATCACCGACGACGACGGCGCGATCGACCGCGTCGTCACCGCGGCGGAGGACGTCACCGACCTCAAGGAGCGCGAACGGGCGCTCGAGAGCGAACTGCGCGAGGTGTTCGGGCGGGTCTCGGACGCGTTCTACGCGGTCGACGAGGAGTACCGATTCACGCACGTCAACGAGCGCGCGGCGGAACTCCTCGACGTCACCGAGGACGAACTGCTCGGCCGGCGCCTCGACGACGTCTATCCGGAGACTGAGGAGCTGGAGCGGGTCCGGTCCCACTTCGACGAAGCGATGGAGACGCAGGAATCGGTCGGCCTCGAACACTACTCGGAACTCCTCGGGTTCTGGCTCGAGGCCACCATCTACCCCTCCGAGAGCGGCGTCTCGGTCTACTTCCGCGACGTCACCGAGCGCAAGGAGCGCGAGCAGGCGCTCCGGGAGAGCGAGGCGAAGTTCCGGACCCTCGCGGAGAACTTGGACGAGACCGTCTGGATGTCGACGCCCGACGCCGAGGAGATGGTGTACATCAATCCGGTCTACGAGGACGTCTGGGGCCGCAGTCGCGAGTCGCTCTACGACGAGCCGCGCTCGTTCCTCGAGGCGATCCACCCGGACGACCGAGAGCGGGTCCGGGAGGCCTACGCGGCCCTGCCCGAGACGACGTACGACGAGGAGTTCCGCGTCGTCCAGCCGGACGGCGACGTCCGGTGGGTCCACTCTCAGGCCGTTCCGGTCCGCAACGACGGCGAGATCGTCCGCATCGTCGGGATCGCGACCGACGTCACCGAACGCCGGGAGTACCGGCGCAGACTCGAGGAGTCCAACGAGCGCCTCCAGCAGTTCGCCTACGCCGTCTCCCACGACTTACAGGAGCCCCTGCGAATGATCACGAGCTACCTGCAACTGCTCGAGCGGCGGTACGAGGACGAACTGGACGAGGACGCCGCGGAGTTCATCGACTTCGCGGTCGACGGCGCCGACCGGATGAAGGCCATGATCGAGGGCCTGCTCGAGTACTCCCGCGTCGAGACGCGGGGCGATCCCCTCGAGCCGGTCGATCTCGAGCGGGTCGTCGACGAGGTCCTCGCGGACCTGCAGTTCAGGATCGAGGAGGAGAACGCCGAGATCTCGACCGAGCCCCTGCCCCGCGTCGAGGGCGACCCCGGCCAGTTGCGCCAGGTGTTCCAGAACCTGCTGGACAACGCCATCGAGTACAGCGGCGAGGAACCGCCGCGGATCCGTATCGAGGCCGAGCGACGCGAGGCGCGACACGCGCCCGCGGACGGTTCGACCGAGCAGCACCCGCGGGCGGACGGTATCGCCGCGGAGCGCGGCGACGAGTGGGTGATTTCGGTCGTCGACGAGGGGATCGGGATCGATCCCGACGACGCCGACCGCATCTTCGAGGTGTTCGAGCGGTTGCACACTCGGGAGGAACACGAGGGGACGGGGATCGGACTGGCGCTGTGCCAGCGGATCGTCGAGCGCCACGGCGGCGACATCTGGGTGGAGTCGGAACCCGGCGAGGGAGCGACGTTCTCGGTGACGCTACCGGCCGCCGCCGAGGCTAACGGCGACGAAACTGACGACGGCGAGTGA
- a CDS encoding PAS domain S-box protein: MSERVEASDADWGGEAEALQQFRTLVATVDGGVYRLDTDGRFDAVDDDFRDLIGYERDDLRGEHVSLVLSETDTERLEERLAERLATDDRRLEPFDLEVTVRTAGGESIPCEVRIGPLTDDGELRGTIGVVRDVSERRRRRQRDRELEQYRAITEAASDVIVTIDAESTVRTVNPAVETVFGYEPDELIGESLTTLMPDGLADEHREALTRYLETGDRTLDWEYVELPGVRADGTEIPLGVSFSEVEYDGERYFTGIIRDISEREARERELRRKERRYEAVFEDPNILVGLLEPDGTVLDINGTAMEYIDADLADVTGEPFWETPWWGEGDDVGDDVKRWTERAAAGEYVDFETDLTRPDGQGYTLSGYFRPVTNDDGEVVSIIVSDRDVTERKEHERELELFRTLVDHSTDSVLVIDPETGRFLDVNDTACERRGYSEAEFLDLTVPDIETEIPDHEAWRSFVEELRAERFRTFDGSHRRKDGSTYPVEVNASYVELDQEYVFAVARDVTERRAYERKLEERERQLSTLMDNVPGMVYRCENEPGWPMEFVSDACEEVTGYDPGALERGELSWGEDIMLDADRQGLWETVQQAAGESETFSETYRIETADGERRWVRDYGRGVVDDGDLVIEGIIADVTERKERERELEQYRRIVETIDEGVYVLDGDNRFITVNEAFASMLGTDRESLIGAHASVAFGEEQVAKGDDLQREMLAGETDVAELEEQLLTDDEPIPVVSRFRPLAIGDDVGRVGVARDVTEREERKRELERYAEQLETLFDVLPVGVVVAEADGEIVEANDVAHEIWGGDVFDAGSVDEYERYPVRWADSGEPVEPEEMTLARVTAGEEVTEPDVVEIEAVDGERRIVELEGMPIRDENGDVSRGVVTVSDVTERREAQRRLAESERLYRTLAERFPNGTVGVYDHELRYTLAAGEKVGGPAPSAAEVEGTRMPDLYPDDAVDDLEPLFRAAVEDGETGSTRTEVVGRHWKVWATPLRDADGEIFAGLSYAQDITERIERERRLEELVDRLEESNERLQQFAYAASHDLQEPLRMVSSYLQLLESRYADELDDDAAEFIDYAVDGAERMKAMIDGLLEYSRVDTRGDPLEPIELDDVLEDVLADLQLTIEEHDAEIRTEPLPRVEGDADQLRQVFQNLLDNAIEYSGDEPPRIEITAERRGERWTVSVADEGIGLEADDQERIFDVFQRLHSREEHAGTGIGLALCERIVERHGGEIWVESEPGEGSTFAFTLPAVDE, translated from the coding sequence ATGAGTGAACGAGTGGAGGCCTCTGACGCGGACTGGGGTGGGGAGGCAGAGGCCCTCCAGCAGTTTCGAACGCTGGTAGCGACCGTCGACGGCGGCGTCTACCGGCTCGACACTGACGGTCGGTTCGACGCGGTCGACGACGACTTCCGCGACCTGATCGGCTACGAGCGCGACGACCTCCGCGGCGAGCACGTGTCGCTCGTGCTCTCCGAGACCGATACCGAACGGCTCGAGGAGCGACTGGCCGAGCGACTCGCGACGGACGACCGGCGACTCGAGCCGTTCGACCTCGAGGTGACGGTCCGCACCGCCGGGGGCGAATCGATCCCGTGCGAGGTCCGGATCGGCCCGCTGACCGACGACGGCGAGTTGCGGGGGACCATCGGCGTCGTCCGGGACGTCAGCGAGCGGCGGCGTCGCCGACAGCGCGACCGCGAACTCGAACAGTACCGCGCGATCACGGAGGCGGCCAGCGACGTGATCGTCACGATCGACGCGGAGAGCACGGTTCGAACGGTCAACCCCGCGGTCGAGACCGTCTTCGGCTACGAGCCCGACGAGCTGATCGGCGAATCGCTGACGACGCTCATGCCCGACGGACTGGCCGACGAGCATCGCGAGGCGCTGACGCGGTATCTCGAGACCGGCGACCGGACGCTCGACTGGGAGTACGTCGAACTCCCGGGGGTTCGCGCCGACGGCACCGAGATCCCGCTGGGGGTCTCGTTCAGCGAGGTCGAGTACGATGGCGAGCGATACTTCACCGGCATCATCCGCGACATCTCCGAGCGAGAGGCCCGCGAACGGGAACTCCGACGGAAGGAGCGCCGGTACGAGGCGGTTTTCGAAGATCCGAACATCCTCGTCGGGCTGCTCGAGCCCGACGGCACGGTTCTCGACATCAACGGGACGGCGATGGAGTACATCGACGCCGATCTCGCGGACGTGACCGGCGAGCCGTTCTGGGAGACGCCGTGGTGGGGCGAGGGCGACGACGTCGGGGACGACGTGAAACGGTGGACCGAGCGGGCCGCGGCCGGCGAGTACGTCGACTTCGAGACCGACCTCACTCGCCCCGACGGGCAGGGATATACCCTGAGCGGTTACTTCAGACCCGTCACGAACGACGACGGCGAGGTCGTTTCGATCATCGTCTCCGATCGCGACGTCACCGAGCGCAAGGAACACGAGCGCGAACTCGAACTGTTCCGAACCCTGGTCGATCACTCCACCGACAGCGTGCTGGTGATCGACCCGGAGACGGGCCGGTTCCTCGACGTCAACGACACCGCCTGTGAGCGACGAGGCTACTCGGAGGCGGAATTTCTCGACCTCACGGTCCCCGATATCGAAACCGAAATCCCCGACCACGAGGCGTGGCGGTCGTTCGTCGAGGAGCTGCGCGCCGAACGCTTTCGCACCTTCGATGGCTCCCATCGGCGCAAGGACGGCTCCACCTACCCCGTGGAGGTCAACGCCTCCTACGTCGAACTGGATCAAGAGTACGTCTTCGCCGTCGCTCGCGACGTCACCGAGCGCCGCGCGTACGAGCGCAAGCTCGAGGAACGCGAGCGTCAGCTCTCGACGCTGATGGACAACGTCCCCGGGATGGTCTATCGCTGCGAGAACGAACCCGGCTGGCCGATGGAGTTCGTCAGCGACGCCTGCGAGGAGGTGACCGGCTACGACCCCGGCGCGCTCGAGCGCGGCGAGCTCAGCTGGGGCGAGGATATCATGCTCGATGCGGATCGACAGGGGCTGTGGGAGACCGTCCAGCAGGCGGCAGGCGAGTCGGAGACCTTCTCGGAAACGTACCGCATCGAGACCGCCGACGGCGAGCGGCGATGGGTCAGGGACTACGGCCGCGGCGTCGTCGACGACGGGGACCTCGTCATCGAGGGAATCATCGCCGACGTCACCGAGCGGAAGGAACGCGAGCGCGAACTCGAGCAGTACCGTCGGATCGTGGAGACGATCGACGAGGGGGTCTACGTCCTCGACGGCGACAACCGGTTCATCACGGTCAACGAGGCGTTCGCGTCGATGCTGGGGACCGACCGGGAGTCGCTGATCGGCGCCCACGCGTCGGTCGCGTTCGGCGAGGAGCAGGTCGCGAAGGGCGACGACCTCCAGCGGGAGATGCTCGCGGGCGAGACCGACGTCGCCGAACTCGAGGAACAACTCCTGACCGACGACGAGCCGATCCCGGTCGTGAGCCGGTTCCGGCCGCTGGCGATCGGCGACGACGTCGGTCGCGTCGGCGTCGCCCGCGACGTCACCGAACGCGAGGAGCGCAAGCGCGAACTCGAGCGGTACGCGGAGCAACTCGAGACCCTGTTCGACGTGCTGCCGGTCGGCGTCGTCGTCGCGGAGGCCGACGGCGAGATCGTCGAGGCCAACGACGTCGCCCACGAGATCTGGGGCGGCGACGTGTTCGACGCCGGCTCCGTCGACGAGTACGAGCGGTACCCGGTGCGGTGGGCCGACTCGGGCGAGCCGGTCGAACCCGAGGAGATGACGCTGGCGCGGGTCACCGCTGGCGAGGAGGTCACCGAGCCCGACGTCGTCGAGATCGAGGCCGTCGACGGCGAGCGCCGGATCGTCGAACTCGAGGGGATGCCGATCCGCGACGAGAACGGCGACGTGAGCCGCGGGGTCGTCACCGTGAGCGACGTCACCGAGCGCCGGGAGGCCCAGCGGCGGCTCGCGGAGTCCGAGCGGCTCTACCGGACGCTGGCCGAACGCTTCCCGAACGGAACGGTCGGCGTCTACGACCACGAGCTCCGATACACGCTGGCGGCGGGCGAGAAAGTGGGCGGTCCCGCGCCCAGCGCGGCCGAGGTCGAGGGGACGAGGATGCCGGACCTCTACCCCGACGACGCCGTGGACGACCTCGAGCCGCTGTTCCGGGCCGCCGTCGAGGACGGGGAGACCGGCAGCACCCGGACCGAAGTCGTCGGTCGCCACTGGAAGGTGTGGGCGACGCCGCTGCGGGACGCCGACGGGGAGATCTTCGCCGGCCTGAGCTACGCACAGGACATCACCGAACGGATCGAACGCGAGCGGCGGCTCGAGGAGCTGGTCGATCGACTCGAGGAGTCAAACGAGCGCCTCCAGCAGTTCGCCTACGCCGCCAGCCACGACCTGCAGGAACCGCTGCGGATGGTCTCGAGCTACCTGCAACTGCTCGAGAGCCGGTACGCGGACGAGCTCGACGACGACGCCGCGGAGTTCATCGACTACGCGGTCGACGGCGCCGAGCGAATGAAGGCCATGATCGATGGCTTGCTCGAGTACTCCCGCGTCGATACGCGGGGCGACCCCCTCGAGCCGATCGAACTGGACGACGTGCTCGAGGACGTCCTCGCGGACCTGCAGCTCACGATCGAAGAGCACGACGCCGAGATCCGCACCGAACCGTTGCCCCGCGTCGAGGGCGACGCCGACCAGTTGCGGCAAGTGTTCCAGAACCTGCTGGACAACGCCATCGAGTACAGCGGCGACGAGCCGCCGCGGATCGAGATCACCGCCGAACGACGCGGCGAGCGATGGACGGTTTCGGTCGCCGACGAGGGGATCGGCCTCGAGGCCGACGATCAAGAGCGGATCTTCGACGTCTTCCAGCGCCTCCACAGCCGCGAGGAACACGCCGGGACCGGGATCGGACTGGCGCTCTGTGAGCGCATCGTCGAGCGCCACGGCGGCGAGATCTGGGTGGAGTCCGAGCCCGGCGAGGGCTCGACGTTCGCGTTTACGCTGCCCGCGGTCGACGAGTGA
- a CDS encoding glycoside hydrolase family 88 protein codes for MPTERSLNELLPNVASYTLELDFEEFIQGERPMVIRGLLATDDEEHTEIAEEYIDKAVRSQSTKGQLAYGSIDVVPEWDEHRIFRPVPDAGAFGYLVLESYEDDGPEYFLDAARRQFEYFHEDAPRSEAGGISHHIDDTELWIDAVYMMCPFMARYGQLTDTPEAVEEAVDQILVHHDHLVDPKSDLYRHIWRETPDSYPDGSLWLRGNGWMANGILDTLEYVPEDHPERDRLEEIVTDHLLSMAEYQDRSGFWHHLIDDPSMYLETSGTMQYAYAFTEAVDRGLLDEEYREHAERAMSAAKTAVTADGAVQRNAAMPGGPEAPQAVNLYGQGWFLIAGTRLQESEDRD; via the coding sequence ATGCCTACCGAACGATCGCTGAACGAATTGCTTCCGAACGTCGCCTCGTACACGCTCGAACTCGATTTCGAGGAGTTCATCCAGGGCGAGCGGCCGATGGTCATCCGCGGCCTGCTCGCGACCGACGACGAGGAACACACCGAGATCGCCGAGGAGTACATCGACAAGGCGGTCCGCTCGCAGTCGACCAAGGGCCAGTTGGCCTACGGCTCGATCGACGTGGTCCCCGAGTGGGACGAACACCGGATCTTCCGTCCGGTCCCGGACGCCGGCGCGTTCGGCTACCTCGTCCTCGAGTCCTACGAGGACGACGGTCCCGAGTACTTCCTCGACGCCGCCCGGCGGCAGTTCGAGTACTTCCACGAGGACGCCCCCCGGAGCGAGGCCGGCGGCATCTCTCACCACATCGACGACACCGAGCTGTGGATCGACGCCGTCTACATGATGTGTCCGTTCATGGCCCGCTACGGCCAGCTCACCGACACGCCCGAGGCGGTCGAGGAGGCCGTCGACCAGATCCTCGTCCACCACGACCACCTCGTCGACCCCAAGTCCGACCTCTATCGGCACATCTGGCGCGAGACGCCGGACAGCTACCCCGACGGCTCGCTGTGGCTGCGCGGTAACGGTTGGATGGCCAACGGCATCCTCGACACGCTCGAGTACGTGCCCGAGGATCACCCCGAGCGCGACCGCCTGGAGGAGATCGTCACCGACCACCTCCTGAGCATGGCGGAGTACCAGGACCGCAGCGGCTTCTGGCACCATCTCATCGACGACCCGTCGATGTACCTCGAGACCTCCGGGACGATGCAGTACGCCTACGCCTTCACCGAGGCCGTCGACCGCGGACTGCTCGACGAGGAGTATCGAGAGCACGCCGAGCGGGCGATGAGCGCCGCCAAGACGGCGGTGACGGCCGACGGCGCGGTCCAGCGCAACGCCGCGATGCCGGGCGGCCCCGAGGCCCCGCAGGCGGTCAACCTCTACGGCCAGGGCTGGTTCCTGATCGCCGGGACGCGGCTCCAGGAGTCCGAAGACAGGGATTGA
- the aroE gene encoding shikimate dehydrogenase, with amino-acid sequence MDVYGIIGNPVEHSLSPPMHQAAFRERELDAEFVTFEADPDRIEEAFRGAEALGIDGLTVTLPFKHDAFEFVEPDDRARRVGAVNTIDFTEDGPVGYNYDLSGTLRAFEHHDVDLEGADAVVVGAGGAARAIAFGFEEAGATVSIANRTVEKAHDLADDVPGASGHGLDELPDLMADADVVANATSVGLESDESVAPADAWHEDLTAFDAVYKPLETRFLKDAQAAGAQTIGGAWMLLFQGVEAFEMWTGEDAPVETMNEALREHL; translated from the coding sequence ATGGACGTTTACGGCATTATCGGGAACCCGGTCGAGCACTCGTTGTCACCGCCGATGCACCAAGCCGCGTTTCGCGAGCGCGAGCTCGACGCCGAGTTCGTCACCTTCGAGGCCGATCCCGATCGGATCGAGGAGGCCTTCCGCGGCGCGGAGGCGCTCGGCATCGACGGCCTGACCGTCACGCTGCCGTTCAAACACGACGCGTTCGAGTTCGTCGAGCCGGACGATCGGGCGCGACGCGTCGGCGCGGTCAACACGATCGATTTCACCGAGGACGGGCCGGTGGGGTACAACTACGATCTCTCCGGAACCCTCCGCGCGTTCGAGCACCACGACGTCGACCTCGAGGGCGCCGACGCCGTCGTGGTCGGCGCCGGCGGGGCCGCGCGAGCGATCGCGTTCGGGTTCGAGGAAGCGGGCGCCACCGTCTCGATCGCGAACCGAACTGTCGAGAAGGCTCACGACCTCGCCGACGACGTTCCCGGAGCGAGCGGGCACGGACTCGACGAACTCCCCGACCTGATGGCCGACGCGGACGTCGTCGCCAACGCCACCAGCGTCGGTCTGGAGTCCGACGAGTCGGTCGCACCGGCCGACGCCTGGCACGAGGATCTGACGGCGTTCGACGCGGTGTACAAGCCGCTCGAGACCAGGTTCCTGAAGGACGCACAGGCCGCCGGCGCCCAGACGATCGGCGGGGCCTGGATGCTGCTCTTCCAGGGCGTCGAGGCCTTCGAAATGTGGACGGGTGAGGACGCGCCGGTCGAGACGATGAACGAGGCGCTCCGAGAGCACCTCTAA